In Thiospirochaeta perfilievii, a single window of DNA contains:
- the feoB gene encoding Fe(2+) transporter permease subunit FeoB, with protein sequence MAEKDVINVSIVGNPNSGKTTLFNTLTGGNQRVGNWAGVTVERKEGLLKGSNGKINIVDLPGIYSLSASSEDEKVARDYILSGESSMVIDIIDASNIERNLYLLTQLIEMKVPILVVLNMMDLAERKGLKIDVEHIQKHLGCRVIPLSALEKNGSNAVIDTIIQYASSAKPSFAKISYPNEISEVLTQWLPNLEESAKAIGANPNWIGIKLLERDSFVHKKVVECGDLTEKEIKQKITNIEKILDDETDIIIADYKYAFINGIVKDTVKKKGNRRSISKKIDKVVLNKYLGIPIFLIAMFLVFGVTISLGGAFIDFFDILFGTIFVDGLDSLLTSINTPLWVVNILAGGIGAGLQTVATFIPIIFFMFFMLSLLEDSGYMARAAFVMDRFMRAIGLPGKSFIPLIVGFGCTVPAIMATRTLESKRDRMMTIFMAPFMSCGARMPVYALFLAAFFPENKAFMLFSIYMVGIILSIVTGLMLKKTLFKGVTSHFIMELPPYHAPRIRHILIHTWGKLKSFAIRGGSVIIIAVGILGFLNSVGFRDDGSMSFGNNNSESSLLATIGKTVTPVFGPMGIEKENWPATVGIFTGLFAKEAVVGTLSSLYSQNLAIEESTDREEYNFWHGIGSAFASIPEGLEALVPSIKPQESNITEVAIIDIENTTLERLNRFFDKSSAYAYLLFILLYFPCFAALGAGVKELGMKLTIVLVTYLTLLGWSIATLYYQLTAGHNSIWIITSISILGLIVLAFKLLGKTDVAK encoded by the coding sequence ATGGCAGAAAAAGATGTAATTAATGTTTCTATTGTTGGAAACCCTAATAGTGGAAAGACCACTCTATTTAACACTTTAACTGGCGGAAACCAAAGGGTTGGAAACTGGGCTGGAGTTACAGTGGAGAGAAAAGAGGGGCTACTTAAGGGATCAAATGGAAAAATAAATATAGTTGATCTTCCTGGAATCTACTCACTCTCTGCCTCATCTGAGGATGAAAAAGTAGCAAGGGACTACATCCTAAGTGGAGAGAGTTCTATGGTTATTGATATAATTGATGCTTCAAATATAGAGAGAAACCTCTACCTATTAACCCAACTTATCGAGATGAAGGTTCCAATTTTAGTTGTATTAAATATGATGGATTTAGCAGAGAGAAAGGGTCTTAAAATTGATGTTGAACATATACAAAAACATCTTGGTTGTAGGGTCATCCCCCTGTCTGCCCTAGAAAAAAACGGCTCAAATGCGGTTATTGATACAATTATCCAATACGCAAGTAGTGCTAAACCATCCTTTGCAAAAATATCGTATCCAAACGAAATATCCGAAGTATTAACCCAGTGGCTTCCTAACTTAGAGGAAAGTGCAAAAGCGATAGGAGCAAACCCAAACTGGATAGGTATCAAACTTTTAGAAAGGGACTCCTTTGTACATAAAAAAGTTGTGGAGTGTGGAGACCTTACAGAAAAAGAGATAAAACAGAAAATAACTAATATTGAAAAAATTTTAGATGATGAAACAGATATAATAATTGCGGATTATAAATACGCATTTATTAATGGTATTGTTAAAGATACGGTTAAAAAAAAGGGAAATAGGCGTTCTATATCAAAAAAAATAGATAAGGTAGTTTTAAATAAGTATCTTGGTATTCCAATTTTTCTTATAGCTATGTTTCTAGTTTTTGGTGTAACGATCTCCCTTGGTGGAGCCTTTATTGACTTCTTTGATATACTTTTTGGAACTATATTTGTAGATGGCTTAGACAGTTTATTAACCAGTATAAATACTCCATTATGGGTAGTAAACATATTAGCAGGTGGAATTGGTGCAGGACTTCAGACTGTTGCTACATTTATACCTATAATATTTTTTATGTTTTTTATGTTATCCCTCCTAGAAGATTCAGGTTACATGGCAAGGGCAGCATTTGTTATGGATAGATTTATGCGGGCTATTGGACTCCCGGGAAAGTCTTTTATACCTCTAATTGTTGGGTTTGGTTGTACTGTTCCAGCTATTATGGCAACAAGAACTCTAGAGAGTAAAAGAGACCGGATGATGACAATATTTATGGCACCATTTATGTCTTGTGGGGCAAGGATGCCTGTATATGCTCTATTTTTAGCGGCCTTTTTCCCAGAAAATAAAGCTTTTATGCTTTTTAGTATCTATATGGTAGGGATTATACTATCAATAGTTACAGGTTTAATGTTGAAAAAAACCCTTTTTAAAGGTGTAACATCCCACTTTATAATGGAGTTACCCCCATATCACGCCCCTAGGATTAGACATATACTAATACACACATGGGGTAAGCTAAAATCCTTTGCTATTAGAGGTGGTTCTGTAATAATTATAGCTGTAGGTATTCTTGGTTTTTTAAACTCTGTAGGTTTTAGAGATGATGGATCAATGAGTTTTGGAAATAATAATAGTGAAAGCTCTCTACTAGCAACAATAGGGAAAACTGTTACTCCTGTTTTTGGACCAATGGGGATTGAAAAAGAGAACTGGCCTGCAACGGTAGGGATTTTTACTGGCCTATTTGCCAAAGAAGCTGTAGTAGGAACACTTAGTTCCCTTTATAGCCAGAATTTGGCCATAGAGGAGAGTACAGATAGGGAAGAGTACAATTTTTGGCATGGAATTGGGAGTGCATTTGCATCAATTCCTGAGGGTCTTGAAGCCCTAGTTCCTAGTATAAAACCTCAGGAATCAAATATAACCGAAGTAGCTATTATTGATATTGAAAATACAACCCTGGAGCGATTAAATAGATTTTTTGATAAGAGTAGTGCCTACGCCTACCTTCTATTTATTCTTCTATATTTTCCATGTTTTGCCGCCCTTGGAGCAGGGGTTAAGGAGCTTGGAATGAAACTAACTATAGTTTTGGTTACATATCTAACTCTATTAGGTTGGAGTATAGCAACACTCTACTATCAATTGACAGCAGGGCATAACTCTATATGGATAATAACCTCTATATCAATTTTGGGCTTAATAGTATTAGCCTTTAAATTATTAGGAAAGACAGATGTTGCTAAGTGA
- a CDS encoding aldehyde dehydrogenase, with protein sequence MNIDKIIEDQRSFFNNGNTLTLKFRIDALNKLKESILYYENDIYTALDKDLNKSRLESYLTEIQMVLSEIKLTTKKLKRWMKPKRVSPGILNFPSKALIKPDPYGVALIISPWNYPFQLLFSPLVGAIAGGNTVLLKPSEISVATTEVSEKIIKRAFDPEYIAVLTGGVEVTTQLLSNKTDYIFFTGSTPVGKIVATAAARHLTPFTLELGGKSPCIIDKEVNLNRAVKRIVWGKLLNGGQTCVAPDYIYIHKDIKKTFIQKFIQFTTEFYGDNPISSNNYCKIISENHFKRLVNLLDDGQIVYGGESNKESLKINPTLIENCSDDSPIMVNEIFGPIFPIKTFENIEEVPVYIRKQGKPLALYIFSKNRKNIEYILNRTTSGGVSINDTISHLIPHDLPFGGVGESGNGAYHGYESFNTFTHSKSILKKGDFDPKLKFPPYSNEHKTIKLFKKFF encoded by the coding sequence ATGAATATAGATAAAATTATAGAAGATCAAAGAAGTTTTTTTAATAATGGAAACACATTAACATTAAAATTTAGAATTGATGCACTTAATAAACTTAAAGAGAGTATCCTATACTATGAAAACGATATATATACAGCACTGGACAAGGATCTAAACAAGAGTAGATTAGAGTCCTACCTAACCGAGATCCAGATGGTTTTAAGTGAGATAAAACTTACAACAAAAAAACTAAAAAGATGGATGAAACCTAAAAGAGTAAGTCCAGGTATTCTAAATTTTCCCTCTAAGGCACTTATTAAACCAGACCCATACGGTGTAGCCCTTATTATTTCCCCTTGGAACTACCCCTTCCAACTACTTTTTTCTCCTTTAGTAGGTGCTATTGCAGGTGGAAATACAGTATTACTCAAACCCTCAGAAATATCGGTGGCAACAACTGAGGTATCAGAAAAAATTATAAAAAGAGCCTTTGATCCAGAATATATTGCAGTTTTAACTGGCGGTGTAGAGGTAACAACCCAGCTTCTATCTAATAAAACAGACTATATCTTTTTTACAGGAAGTACCCCAGTTGGAAAAATCGTAGCTACAGCAGCAGCAAGACACCTTACCCCATTTACCCTAGAGTTAGGAGGTAAAAGTCCGTGTATTATAGATAAAGAAGTTAATCTAAATAGAGCTGTAAAGCGAATTGTTTGGGGAAAACTATTAAATGGAGGACAGACATGTGTAGCTCCAGACTATATTTATATACATAAAGATATAAAAAAAACATTTATACAGAAATTTATACAATTCACTACAGAATTTTATGGAGACAATCCAATATCTTCTAATAACTACTGTAAAATAATAAGTGAAAACCATTTTAAACGATTAGTAAACCTATTAGATGATGGACAGATAGTCTATGGAGGAGAGAGTAATAAAGAGAGCCTAAAAATTAATCCAACCCTTATAGAAAACTGTTCTGATGACTCCCCAATTATGGTTAACGAGATATTTGGCCCCATATTCCCAATAAAGACCTTTGAGAATATAGAGGAAGTACCAGTTTATATAAGAAAACAAGGGAAACCTCTAGCCCTCTATATTTTTAGTAAAAATAGAAAAAATATAGAGTATATCTTAAATAGAACAACAAGTGGTGGTGTTTCCATAAACGATACAATTTCCCACCTAATACCCCACGACCTACCTTTTGGAGGTGTAGGAGAGAGTGGTAATGGAGCATACCATGGTTATGAATCCTTTAATACATTTACCCACTCTAAGAGTATATTAAAAAAAGGAGACTTTGACCCTAAGTTAAAATTTCCACCATATAGTAATGAACATAAAACAATAAAACTATTTAAAAAGTTTTTTTAA
- a CDS encoding FeoA family protein, with translation MKVKDLKIGNRVRVTGYEKGNSEYRTKLLSMGLTRGVEFTLTKIAPMGDPVELEVRGFHLSLRKSEADILIIEEV, from the coding sequence ATGAAGGTTAAGGATTTGAAGATTGGAAATAGAGTAAGAGTTACCGGTTACGAGAAAGGGAACTCAGAATATAGAACAAAACTACTATCTATGGGTCTAACAAGGGGTGTAGAGTTTACACTAACAAAGATTGCTCCAATGGGTGACCCTGTGGAACTAGAGGTAAGAGGTTTTCACCTATCCCTTAGAAAGTCAGAGGCGGATATCCTTATTATCGAAGAGGTATAA
- a CDS encoding fructose-1,6-bisphosphatase: MNKKVLEREYLNLLSKQYPTIAKVSTEIINQSALLNLPKGTEHFVSDIHGEDEAFNHVLKNGSGSIKIKIDEVFEGTLLEKEKRTLATIIYYPRQKLAMLLSNVDDGDQDEWLSVLLFRLIRMCRYTSAKYTRSMIREALDNEFVHIIEELLHEQETLDNKHDYYKSIIETIISTGRAEAFVVALSELIQRMVVAHLHVIGDIFDRGSGAHTIMDRLMGYHKVDIQWGNHDIVWMGAAAGSFACIANVIRVSLRYGNIKTLENGYGISMLPLASFAMDAYNDDPCTEFQTISQDDESISTREKLVHSRMHKAITIMQMKIEGQVIKRRPEYGMEDRLLLDKMDFNSKTVEIDGVKCNLIDTNFPTLDPSNPYSLTSEEKAVIRNLQQSFVYSDKLQDHVRFLFSKGSVYSVHNNNLLYHGCILLNDDATFNKRIVDNVELGPKEYLDYADKLARQGYFSTNPAEKQIGQDMMWYLWSGKESPLFGKEKMASFERYFTNNKKVREEKKNAYYKFRDNEEVCINILKEFGLNKDAHIINGHVPVAVKKGESPVKADGRLIVIDGGFSKAYQKETGIAGYTLVYNSWGFILSSHKAFESTQAAIELDEDIYTSKMILERSPNRIMVKDTDKGKTLIRHIDLLKELLLAYRKGEIKERT, translated from the coding sequence ATGAACAAAAAAGTATTAGAAAGAGAGTATTTAAATTTATTATCTAAGCAATATCCAACTATTGCAAAAGTGAGTACAGAGATTATTAATCAAAGTGCCCTTTTAAACCTTCCTAAGGGTACTGAACACTTTGTATCTGATATTCATGGGGAAGATGAAGCGTTTAATCATGTTTTAAAAAATGGAAGTGGTTCTATAAAAATTAAGATAGATGAAGTCTTTGAAGGAACTCTTTTAGAAAAAGAGAAGAGAACCCTTGCTACAATTATTTATTATCCTAGGCAAAAACTTGCAATGTTATTATCTAATGTAGATGATGGGGACCAGGATGAGTGGTTAAGTGTATTACTTTTTAGATTAATAAGGATGTGTCGTTATACCTCTGCAAAATATACTAGATCTATGATAAGAGAGGCTCTTGATAATGAGTTTGTCCATATAATAGAAGAGCTATTACATGAACAGGAGACCCTTGATAATAAACATGACTATTATAAATCGATAATTGAGACTATTATCTCCACAGGTAGAGCGGAGGCCTTTGTAGTCGCTTTAAGTGAACTTATACAGAGAATGGTTGTAGCCCACCTACACGTAATCGGTGATATTTTTGATCGAGGTTCCGGGGCACATACCATAATGGATAGATTGATGGGTTACCATAAGGTTGATATCCAGTGGGGTAACCACGACATTGTTTGGATGGGGGCAGCAGCTGGGTCCTTTGCCTGTATTGCTAATGTTATTAGGGTTTCCCTTAGGTATGGGAATATTAAGACATTGGAAAACGGATATGGAATTAGTATGTTACCCTTAGCATCCTTTGCTATGGATGCGTATAATGATGACCCATGTACAGAGTTTCAGACTATCTCCCAGGATGATGAATCTATCAGTACAAGGGAGAAATTAGTTCACTCTAGAATGCACAAGGCAATAACTATTATGCAGATGAAGATTGAAGGGCAGGTTATTAAAAGACGTCCAGAGTATGGAATGGAAGATAGACTGCTTCTAGATAAAATGGATTTTAATAGTAAAACCGTAGAGATTGATGGAGTTAAATGTAATTTAATCGACACTAACTTTCCAACATTAGATCCAAGTAACCCATACTCCTTAACCAGTGAAGAGAAGGCTGTAATTAGGAATTTACAACAATCCTTTGTTTATAGTGATAAGTTACAGGACCATGTTAGGTTTCTATTTTCTAAGGGAAGTGTTTATAGTGTGCATAATAACAATCTTCTTTACCACGGCTGTATTCTTTTAAATGATGATGCAACTTTTAATAAGCGTATTGTTGATAATGTAGAACTTGGCCCAAAAGAGTACTTAGACTATGCGGATAAGCTAGCGAGACAGGGGTATTTTTCCACAAACCCAGCTGAGAAGCAGATTGGCCAGGATATGATGTGGTATCTTTGGAGTGGGAAGGAGTCTCCACTTTTTGGTAAGGAGAAGATGGCAAGTTTTGAGCGTTACTTTACTAATAATAAAAAGGTAAGGGAAGAGAAGAAGAATGCCTACTATAAGTTTAGGGATAATGAAGAGGTTTGTATAAATATTCTTAAAGAGTTTGGACTTAATAAGGACGCCCATATAATTAATGGACATGTGCCTGTAGCTGTTAAAAAGGGTGAGAGTCCTGTAAAAGCGGATGGCCGGCTTATTGTTATTGATGGTGGTTTTTCTAAGGCGTATCAGAAAGAGACTGGAATTGCAGGTTATACCCTTGTTTATAACTCATGGGGGTTTATACTCTCTTCCCATAAGGCCTTTGAGTCTACCCAAGCTGCTATAGAACTTGATGAAGATATATACACCTCTAAAATGATATTAGAGAGATCTCCAAATAGAATCATGGTAAAGGATACTGATAAGGGTAAAACTCTAATTAGACATATTGATCTATTAAAAGAGCTTCTGCTTGCCTATAGAAAGGGTGAAATTAAAGAGAGGACTTAA
- a CDS encoding carbohydrate ABC transporter permease translates to MTEKTSNIIFDSIKLFVLIFLLIITLYPFLNLLAISFNEAQDTAKGGITLFPRVFSTASYRTLFRLPELFTGFVNSVLRTVIGSVTQVFSCAMIAYVLSRKSFPLRKPLSLLWIFTMYVSGGLIPYYFLMRSLGLLNNFHIYWIPGLTSAFTIIVIRTYIIGLPESLIEAAKVEGAGEFRIFMQIILPLAIPVLATMALFAAVDHWNSWVDTWLFNPKKKELTTLQYELMKKLSSTNSSKAGKLGAAAKRGSRSGGTTPKSIRAAMTMIAAVPIMLVYPFLQKYFVTGLTLGGVKE, encoded by the coding sequence ATGACTGAAAAAACTTCAAATATAATTTTCGATTCTATTAAGCTTTTTGTCTTAATATTTTTATTGATAATAACTTTATACCCATTTTTAAATCTACTTGCTATATCATTTAATGAAGCCCAAGATACAGCAAAGGGTGGAATTACTCTATTTCCTAGGGTTTTTAGTACGGCAAGCTACAGAACTCTATTTAGACTGCCAGAACTCTTTACAGGTTTTGTAAACTCTGTTTTAAGAACAGTAATTGGATCTGTAACCCAGGTATTCTCCTGTGCTATGATAGCCTATGTTTTAAGTAGAAAGAGCTTTCCACTAAGAAAACCTCTATCCCTTCTTTGGATATTTACAATGTATGTTAGTGGTGGACTTATTCCATACTACTTTTTAATGAGAAGTTTAGGTTTATTAAATAACTTTCATATATACTGGATTCCTGGTTTAACATCAGCATTTACAATAATTGTTATTAGAACTTATATTATAGGTCTACCTGAATCCTTAATTGAAGCTGCAAAGGTTGAGGGTGCTGGAGAGTTTAGAATTTTTATGCAGATAATTTTACCCCTGGCAATTCCAGTATTGGCAACAATGGCACTTTTTGCAGCAGTTGATCACTGGAACTCATGGGTTGATACATGGTTATTTAACCCAAAAAAGAAGGAGTTAACTACACTCCAGTATGAGTTAATGAAAAAACTATCAAGTACAAACTCTTCTAAGGCTGGGAAACTAGGCGCTGCGGCGAAACGTGGTTCAAGGTCTGGAGGAACAACACCTAAATCTATTAGGGCGGCTATGACTATGATAGCAGCTGTACCAATTATGCTTGTTTACCCATTTTTACAAAAATACTTTGTAACAGGTCTTACTCTAGGTGGTGTAAAAGAGTAA
- a CDS encoding FeoC-like transcriptional regulator translates to MLLSDIRKFIHSVGEVTITDLTIKFNLDRDELETPLNILIQKGYIKKDKPLVNIGGGSKCSGCPMGCKPKEAESCSPLPNFTIYKWVKD, encoded by the coding sequence ATGTTGCTAAGTGATATTAGAAAGTTTATACACTCTGTGGGGGAGGTAACTATTACCGACCTTACAATTAAGTTTAATCTAGATAGGGATGAGTTAGAAACTCCTTTAAATATACTAATCCAGAAGGGTTACATAAAAAAAGATAAACCATTAGTTAATATTGGTGGGGGATCAAAGTGTAGTGGCTGCCCAATGGGGTGTAAACCGAAGGAAGCGGAGAGTTGCTCCCCCCTTCCTAATTTTACAATATATAAGTGGGTTAAGGATTAA
- a CDS encoding cation:proton antiporter has protein sequence MNKKRTILFLLLLISIPLFSSEIQTDTHNITHKMTMLVFQLGIIIFFAKFFGRFLAKLGMPSVLGELIAGIFIGPHFLGGIPFLGFTEGLFPLVHGNVPVTTELWAISVLASIVLLFHAGLETDLNLFMRYSLKGAVVGISGVIFSFIGGVWFAMTFMKLTFMDPVTLFLGVLSIATSVGITARILSEQRKVDSPEGVTILAAAVIDDVLGIIILAIILGIVSVLSSGEANAQIDWNAIGFIAFKAIGVWLGVTALGLIFASKISSFLKLFKDKVNIAVAGLALALIFAGIFESAGLALIIGAYVLGLSLSKTDISFVIQDAIHPIAEFIIPIFFAVMGMMVDIHILFSKEVLFLGFIYGIIAIFTKLLACGIPSLFLNFNMLGALRIGVGMIPRGEVALIIAGIGVGDGILNSEIFGIAVLMTLLSTISPPPILTKLLQNPKKGTKKEIKGSNSISTKFDFPTGTLTDLAVDKIVTALTGEGFFSHKMEIEGDKIYQLRKDNIFFTLFHFYKTVEIISDKEDLVFVKTIVYEALLALNQSIKKLQDMAKPEEMKKDILESNSESRKNYSLLKSALNPDTIRLSLNSEKKSDILEEIVDILYENGDITNRDEVLKEVIEREKLMSTGLQNGIAIPHCKTDSVSSIKTVVALCRDGVDFDSLDGLPTRIIVFIVSPKSNPGPHIQFLSAIGTILNNKHSLLEILDSKTPVGVRDTILGKA, from the coding sequence ATGAATAAAAAACGAACTATACTATTTTTACTACTACTAATTTCAATTCCACTATTTTCCAGTGAGATACAGACAGATACCCATAATATTACCCATAAAATGACAATGTTAGTATTTCAACTAGGTATTATTATCTTTTTTGCCAAATTCTTTGGGCGGTTTTTAGCAAAACTTGGAATGCCATCGGTTTTAGGTGAACTTATTGCCGGTATATTTATTGGACCCCACTTTCTTGGAGGAATACCATTTTTAGGCTTTACAGAGGGTCTGTTCCCCCTAGTACATGGGAATGTACCTGTGACCACTGAGTTATGGGCTATATCTGTTTTAGCCTCTATAGTTCTGCTTTTCCACGCAGGATTAGAAACCGATTTAAACCTCTTTATGAGATACTCACTAAAGGGAGCCGTTGTAGGTATCTCTGGTGTTATATTCTCTTTTATAGGGGGTGTATGGTTTGCAATGACCTTTATGAAACTAACATTTATGGATCCTGTTACCCTATTCCTAGGTGTTCTTAGTATAGCGACAAGTGTTGGTATTACAGCTAGAATATTATCAGAACAGAGAAAGGTCGACTCCCCTGAAGGGGTTACAATTTTAGCTGCCGCTGTTATAGATGATGTTTTAGGTATTATAATTTTAGCAATTATTCTAGGTATAGTTAGTGTACTATCAAGTGGAGAGGCAAATGCACAAATAGACTGGAATGCTATTGGATTTATCGCTTTTAAAGCCATTGGAGTTTGGTTAGGTGTTACAGCCCTTGGATTAATATTTGCATCAAAAATAAGTAGTTTTCTTAAACTATTTAAAGATAAGGTTAATATTGCAGTTGCAGGTTTAGCTTTAGCATTAATTTTTGCAGGTATTTTTGAATCTGCAGGTTTAGCTTTAATTATTGGAGCCTATGTATTAGGTTTAAGTCTATCTAAAACAGATATAAGTTTTGTTATACAGGATGCAATTCACCCTATAGCAGAGTTTATTATTCCTATTTTCTTTGCGGTTATGGGAATGATGGTAGATATTCATATTCTCTTTAGTAAAGAGGTTCTTTTCCTTGGTTTCATCTACGGTATTATCGCCATATTCACAAAACTTTTAGCTTGTGGTATCCCATCTCTATTTTTAAACTTTAATATGTTAGGAGCATTAAGAATTGGAGTTGGAATGATACCAAGGGGAGAGGTAGCCCTTATTATTGCAGGAATTGGGGTTGGTGATGGTATATTAAACTCAGAAATTTTTGGTATTGCAGTTTTAATGACCCTTTTATCCACAATATCTCCTCCACCTATATTAACAAAATTACTGCAAAATCCTAAAAAAGGGACAAAAAAGGAAATTAAAGGTAGTAATTCCATATCTACAAAGTTTGACTTCCCTACTGGAACATTAACCGACTTAGCTGTGGATAAAATTGTAACGGCATTAACAGGAGAAGGGTTCTTTAGTCATAAGATGGAGATCGAGGGGGATAAAATATACCAATTAAGAAAGGATAATATATTCTTTACCCTATTTCACTTTTATAAAACTGTAGAGATCATATCCGATAAGGAGGATCTAGTCTTTGTAAAAACCATTGTATACGAAGCTCTTCTTGCCCTTAATCAGAGTATTAAGAAGCTTCAAGACATGGCAAAACCTGAGGAGATGAAAAAAGATATCCTAGAGAGTAACTCAGAGAGCAGAAAGAACTATAGCCTTCTAAAATCTGCCCTTAACCCTGATACAATAAGACTTTCATTAAACTCTGAAAAGAAGAGTGATATACTAGAAGAGATTGTGGATATTTTATATGAAAATGGTGATATAACAAATAGAGATGAAGTATTAAAAGAGGTAATTGAGAGGGAGAAGTTAATGAGTACAGGGCTTCAAAATGGGATAGCTATACCCCACTGTAAAACAGACTCGGTAAGCTCTATAAAAACTGTGGTTGCCCTTTGTAGGGATGGGGTAGATTTTGATTCATTAGATGGTCTTCCTACACGGATAATAGTCTTTATAGTCTCACCTAAATCTAACCCTGGACCACATATTCAGTTCCTATCAGCAATTGGAACAATACTTAATAATAAACACTCCCTTCTTGAGATCTTAGATTCAAAAACCCCTGTGGGAGTTAGGGATACAATATTAGGTAAGGCGTAA
- a CDS encoding ABC transporter permease has protein sequence MGKGKTATLFKELGRNKTLLLMIMPFVIHLIIFRYVPIWGWIMAFQDYNPLKGVSGSEFVGLKHFKALFSEPLFLKVIRNTLAISTIKLVLGTSTSLFLAILLNETRNKYFKSITQTITSLPHFISWVVTASLVREMLSTDGGMVNEFLMFIKVIDKPILWLGVQKYFWWLMGWTNVWKEIGWGAIIYLAAMTGIDSQLYEAAKIDGASRIQRIIHVTIPGIKATFLILLIMNIGYMLNAGYEQMFLLKSGLTQDVAQVFELFAIEWGLNKLRYSFAAASGIFASVVSIILITVTNKISHKLGETALF, from the coding sequence ATGGGAAAGGGCAAAACTGCCACTCTCTTTAAAGAGTTAGGAAGAAATAAAACATTATTATTAATGATAATGCCATTTGTTATACATCTTATAATATTTAGATATGTTCCAATATGGGGCTGGATTATGGCTTTTCAGGATTACAATCCTCTAAAAGGGGTTTCAGGATCTGAGTTTGTTGGTTTAAAACACTTTAAAGCACTATTTTCAGAGCCTTTATTTTTAAAAGTAATAAGAAATACACTGGCAATATCAACAATAAAACTTGTTTTAGGGACATCCACATCACTATTCCTGGCAATACTATTAAACGAAACAAGAAATAAATACTTTAAAAGTATAACACAGACTATAACATCCCTACCCCACTTTATTTCATGGGTTGTAACAGCGAGTTTAGTTAGAGAGATGTTATCCACTGATGGTGGAATGGTTAATGAGTTCCTTATGTTTATTAAGGTAATAGATAAACCTATATTATGGTTAGGAGTTCAAAAGTACTTCTGGTGGCTTATGGGTTGGACAAATGTTTGGAAAGAGATCGGTTGGGGTGCAATAATATACCTTGCAGCTATGACTGGAATAGATAGTCAGCTATATGAAGCTGCAAAAATTGATGGAGCTAGTAGAATTCAACGAATTATACATGTAACAATTCCTGGTATTAAAGCGACTTTCTTAATTTTACTAATTATGAATATTGGTTATATGTTAAATGCTGGATATGAGCAGATGTTCTTATTAAAAAGTGGTCTTACACAGGATGTAGCCCAGGTATTTGAACTATTTGCTATTGAGTGGGGTTTAAATAAACTAAGATACTCATTTGCTGCTGCAAGTGGAATTTTTGCCAGTGTAGTAAGTATTATTTTAATTACAGTAACCAATAAAATATCCCATAAACTAGGTGAAACGGCACTGTTCTAG
- a CDS encoding GNAT family N-acetyltransferase gives MDIKNITPEEALDIRHQVLWPNKPKEFCKLEDDYKGIHYGGFLNGKLVCVASIFIENNSARLRKFATLTEFQGKGYGTLLIKHIISDLKGTNATGLKPVVTPGTNATGLKPVVTPGTNATGLKPVVTPGTNATGLKPVVTHLWCDARITAKDFYNRFKMSSTGETFFKSDVEYIVMERKIKSSL, from the coding sequence ATGGATATTAAAAATATTACTCCTGAAGAGGCTTTAGATATTCGACACCAAGTTCTTTGGCCTAATAAACCTAAGGAGTTTTGCAAGCTTGAAGATGATTATAAGGGAATCCATTACGGAGGTTTTCTTAATGGTAAATTAGTTTGTGTAGCCTCAATTTTTATAGAAAATAATAGTGCTCGTTTAAGGAAATTCGCAACCCTTACTGAGTTCCAGGGTAAAGGTTATGGAACCCTGTTAATTAAACATATAATATCTGATTTAAAAGGGACAAATGCTACGGGCTTAAAGCCAGTCGTTACTCCGGGGACAAATGCTACGGGCTTAAAGCCAGTCGTTACTCCGGGGACAAATGCTACGGGCTTAAAGCCAGTCGTTACTCCGGGGACAAATGCTACGGGCTTAAAGCCAGTCGTTACGCATTTGTGGTGTGATGCAAGAATAACTGCTAAAGACTTCTACAATCGCTTTAAAATGAGTAGTACTGGTGAGACTTTTTTTAAAAGCGACGTAGAGTATATTGTAATGGAGAGAAAGATTAAGTCCTCTCTTTAA